The Nocardioides pantholopis genome window below encodes:
- a CDS encoding glycosyltransferase family 2 protein has translation MTGTLRAALVTVTFNSREDLATHWKNAAQLALPWLVVDNASTDGSADLARQMGAADVVELAANMGFSAANNLAAGLVNAECYIFANPDVEVDSDSALRLANYAIEHGVIAAPQLLNLDGSPQENGRTDPYLYRKVVHFLGGRISRASGYEVRAEPSEVVSVDWAIGAALAIPRPILEALGGWDSKFFIYYEDSDICLRARQLGFETRLIGDVRWVHAWARSTRKKISLNSWKFEFRSATRFYARYPRLLGHPRLSDLRSRLSAVFGAA, from the coding sequence GTGACGGGCACTCTGCGGGCAGCACTGGTCACAGTGACGTTCAATAGCCGTGAGGACTTGGCGACTCACTGGAAGAACGCAGCGCAGCTCGCCCTTCCTTGGCTGGTGGTCGACAATGCCTCGACGGACGGCTCGGCCGATCTGGCGCGCCAAATGGGGGCAGCAGACGTGGTGGAACTGGCGGCGAACATGGGGTTCTCGGCGGCAAATAACCTGGCAGCGGGGCTAGTGAATGCCGAATGTTACATCTTTGCCAATCCTGACGTGGAGGTCGATTCCGATTCCGCCTTGCGTCTTGCCAACTACGCCATCGAGCACGGAGTGATTGCAGCTCCGCAGCTGTTGAACCTTGACGGAAGTCCTCAAGAGAACGGGCGTACTGATCCCTACCTGTACAGGAAGGTGGTGCACTTCCTGGGAGGCAGGATTAGCCGAGCGTCTGGTTACGAGGTCAGGGCTGAGCCGTCGGAAGTGGTTAGCGTCGATTGGGCGATCGGCGCCGCCTTGGCAATTCCCCGACCCATTCTCGAGGCCCTCGGCGGGTGGGATTCCAAGTTCTTCATCTACTACGAAGACTCTGATATATGTCTACGTGCCCGCCAACTTGGATTTGAGACGCGACTCATCGGCGATGTGAGGTGGGTGCACGCTTGGGCCCGGTCCACGCGGAAGAAGATCTCTCTAAACTCTTGGAAGTTCGAGTTTCGATCTGCGACCCGTTTTTACGCTCGCTACCCGAGACTGCTCGGGCATCCACGACTATCGGATCTGCGAAGTCGCCTCTCGGCAGTGTTTGGCGCCGCATGA
- a CDS encoding glycosyltransferase: MRALVNGYGAYAGGIVRVHNSVTQELAKYYDVYVANAPRLHEADHRTTVLSTQTDSRLASFFRDLLAARTISRYDVRIDTAPGLRFFTRARKRYVIVHDLNFLDPKVHGISWRQVVYRQLLHRWALPRCDHIVVVSEETRKELVSLVPSAETKTLVLPLPVDHLAPYFRPRPRTKDPKRTAVRLMSFGHAQNKGVRSLLRAMEAEQGWTLDLVCPGQAWDQYWRDEAELTGTIDRVTVHSHIDDIRLVQLYEQADVFCMLSSYEGYGLPVAEALSLGLPVITSNIATLAATGRGYAISVDPADPSAVRAAVRTARSMSGDHWERAQREFSDWTWEQWTLRLLQGTTQ, encoded by the coding sequence TTGCGAGCGCTAGTAAACGGCTACGGGGCCTACGCGGGAGGCATAGTCCGGGTCCACAACTCGGTCACCCAAGAATTAGCAAAGTACTACGATGTCTACGTGGCCAATGCTCCCCGCTTGCATGAGGCCGACCACCGGACGACAGTCTTGTCTACCCAGACAGACTCCCGATTGGCGTCGTTCTTTAGAGATTTGCTCGCGGCGAGAACTATCTCTCGATATGACGTCCGGATAGACACGGCTCCAGGGTTGCGTTTCTTCACCCGGGCGCGAAAAAGATATGTCATCGTCCACGATCTCAATTTCCTCGACCCCAAGGTCCATGGAATCTCCTGGCGTCAGGTTGTCTACCGGCAGCTTCTCCACCGGTGGGCACTCCCTAGGTGCGATCACATTGTCGTGGTCAGCGAAGAAACGCGAAAGGAACTGGTCTCCCTAGTTCCGTCGGCCGAAACGAAAACGCTGGTTCTTCCCCTGCCTGTTGATCACCTCGCTCCGTACTTTCGTCCACGTCCGCGGACGAAGGATCCGAAGCGCACTGCTGTCCGGCTCATGAGTTTCGGGCACGCACAAAATAAGGGCGTAAGGTCACTCCTGCGAGCGATGGAGGCGGAACAGGGATGGACGCTAGATCTTGTTTGTCCCGGACAAGCGTGGGACCAATACTGGCGCGACGAAGCCGAACTTACTGGGACGATTGATCGAGTAACGGTCCATTCGCACATTGACGACATCCGTCTGGTTCAACTATACGAACAGGCGGACGTATTCTGCATGCTATCTAGTTACGAAGGGTACGGTCTCCCGGTCGCGGAGGCCCTTAGTTTAGGACTTCCTGTAATAACGTCGAACATCGCCACTTTGGCGGCTACGGGCAGGGGCTATGCGATAAGCGTCGACCCGGCGGACCCAAGCGCGGTGCGGGCCGCTGTCCGAACTGCACGGTCTATGTCCGGTGATCATTGGGAGCGCGCTCAGCGTGAATTTTCTGATTGGACCTGGGAACAATGGACCCTTCGACTACTGCAGGGAACTACACAGTGA
- a CDS encoding polysaccharide biosynthesis tyrosine autokinase gives MELRDYIRILRRRWVSILLVAVVGTALAAAATAAQTPQYASSARLFVSTSEGDQSAVFQGGQFSAQRVKSYADLITSRELATRVVDDLDLEAEAGELVGQVSASVVVDTVNLSLEVRDSDAARAQRIAQAYAEQLVEMVRELETPPGGTQAPVKATIVDAASFSDAPVSPSWPRNLGLGLVLGLLLGVGLAVLRDLLDMTIKGPDDTAQATDAAVLGAITYDPATKSKPLVTSLAPHAPRVEAFRVLRTNMQFVDVDGQDKVFVITSSLPGEGKTTTSLNLALTLAQAGKRTLLIEADLRRPKASAELGLDNAVGVTTVLVGKVSLDEAIQKHAETDLHLLASGAVPPNPAELLQSKAMADLLVEVRERYDIVIIDAPPLLPVTDAALLATHADGALVIARHGKTTKEQFAQAIQRLEQVGARPVGVVLNMVPTGRGAGGYGYGYGYGYAPDNASA, from the coding sequence ATGGAGCTTCGGGACTACATCAGGATCCTGCGACGTCGGTGGGTATCCATCCTGCTGGTCGCGGTCGTCGGGACGGCGCTCGCCGCCGCCGCCACCGCCGCCCAGACACCGCAGTACGCCTCGAGCGCACGGCTCTTCGTCTCCACGTCTGAGGGGGACCAGTCCGCCGTCTTCCAGGGCGGCCAGTTCTCGGCGCAGCGGGTCAAGTCCTACGCGGACCTGATCACCAGCCGGGAGCTCGCGACCCGGGTGGTTGACGACCTCGATCTCGAGGCCGAGGCCGGGGAGCTCGTCGGCCAGGTCAGCGCGTCCGTCGTGGTGGACACCGTGAACCTCAGCCTCGAGGTCCGCGACTCGGACGCCGCTCGGGCGCAGCGGATCGCGCAGGCCTACGCCGAGCAACTCGTCGAGATGGTGCGGGAACTCGAGACGCCGCCTGGCGGCACCCAGGCGCCGGTCAAGGCGACGATCGTGGACGCGGCGTCGTTCTCCGACGCCCCCGTCTCGCCCAGCTGGCCGCGCAACCTCGGGCTCGGCCTGGTCCTGGGTCTGTTGCTCGGCGTCGGTCTTGCCGTGCTTCGGGACCTGCTCGACATGACGATCAAGGGCCCGGACGACACGGCGCAGGCCACCGACGCCGCCGTCCTCGGGGCCATCACGTACGACCCGGCCACGAAGTCGAAGCCCCTGGTGACCTCGCTAGCCCCGCATGCCCCGCGGGTCGAGGCTTTCCGGGTCCTCCGGACGAACATGCAGTTCGTCGACGTGGACGGTCAGGACAAGGTCTTCGTCATCACCTCGAGCCTGCCGGGGGAGGGGAAGACGACCACGTCGCTGAACCTTGCCCTGACGCTGGCCCAAGCCGGCAAGCGAACGCTGTTGATCGAGGCGGACCTGCGCCGTCCCAAGGCATCCGCTGAGCTCGGCCTCGACAACGCGGTGGGCGTCACCACGGTGCTGGTCGGCAAGGTGAGCCTCGACGAGGCGATCCAGAAGCATGCCGAGACCGACCTGCATCTTCTGGCTAGCGGAGCTGTGCCGCCGAACCCCGCCGAGCTGCTCCAGTCGAAAGCGATGGCGGACCTGCTCGTCGAAGTTCGGGAACGCTACGACATCGTCATCATCGACGCGCCACCGCTACTCCCGGTGACGGACGCCGCGCTCCTCGCGACGCACGCGGACGGTGCCTTGGTGATCGCACGCCACGGCAAGACGACCAAGGAGCAGTTCGCCCAGGCCATTCAGCGCCTGGAGCAGGTCGGCGCTCGCCCTGTCGGGGTAGTGCTCAACATGGTTCCGACTGGCCGCGGTGCCGGTGGCTACGGCTACGGCTACGGCTACGGCTACGCCCCCGACAACGCTTCGGCGTGA
- a CDS encoding DUF4012 domain-containing protein: protein MLSRRGWRVAIFGILGLAILGAVWAGWQAWRVNDDLTAAVADADSLQSAARSGDQEQLDSSLASLRQNSRAAADRTSGLTWSVLSHLPVFGDDARGVRVASDVIADLGDRGLEPLVAAADDFDTMLPRNGGVPVQGLRDLRSPVGEALEALTAAEDRLAEEDSSGYITRLRDKYRELDATVGEVRGFLASADTALEVMPTMLGDGEPRQYLLVLQNNAEIRAAGGLAGSVSVVTAQDGKVGLVRQVPVSSLGEAPAPVLPLTKGERDLYGEVLGTYPLNATMTPDPARASDLLRARWNGEFPDEAVDGVLFVDTVALSYVLEAVGGVTVDGIELTGENLVDELLHNVYLRLTDPAEQDVFFGRVAAAAFQRFTTGLSDGAGVIRALNRAAGERRVLVHSYEETEQRALDGTAVAGGLAQDSDRTPQVMVTLDDTTGAKMSYFLRYDVDVKATWCTDGVQGYTGKASLSSVAPRDAASLPPYVTGGGQFGIDAGEQLVTLRLYAPVGGAIGELRWNGAPMELDKVDLDGREVGMTYVQLAPGEKVDLSWTMRGAKGQTADGVLAVTPTIDKTDNVKALPSACR from the coding sequence ATGCTTTCTCGGCGCGGTTGGCGTGTCGCCATCTTCGGGATTCTCGGCCTGGCCATCCTCGGAGCCGTCTGGGCTGGCTGGCAGGCCTGGCGGGTCAACGACGACCTGACCGCGGCCGTCGCCGACGCCGACTCCCTGCAGTCCGCCGCTCGGTCCGGCGACCAGGAGCAGCTCGACAGCTCCCTGGCCTCGCTGCGGCAGAACAGCAGGGCCGCCGCCGACCGCACCTCGGGGCTCACCTGGTCCGTGCTCAGCCACCTGCCGGTGTTCGGTGACGACGCCCGCGGCGTTCGGGTCGCGAGCGACGTGATCGCCGATCTCGGTGACCGGGGGCTGGAGCCGCTGGTGGCGGCTGCCGACGACTTCGACACGATGCTGCCCCGCAACGGAGGTGTCCCGGTCCAGGGGCTTCGGGACCTGCGGTCCCCGGTCGGTGAGGCCCTGGAGGCGCTGACCGCCGCCGAGGACCGGCTCGCCGAGGAGGACTCCTCGGGCTACATCACCCGACTGCGGGACAAGTACCGCGAGCTCGACGCCACGGTCGGCGAGGTCCGAGGCTTCCTGGCCTCCGCCGACACCGCCCTCGAGGTGATGCCGACGATGCTCGGGGACGGAGAGCCGCGGCAGTACCTCCTCGTGCTCCAGAACAACGCCGAGATCCGCGCGGCCGGCGGCCTGGCCGGATCGGTCTCGGTGGTCACCGCCCAGGACGGCAAGGTCGGACTGGTCCGACAGGTCCCGGTCTCCTCCCTTGGCGAGGCTCCGGCCCCGGTCCTGCCGCTGACCAAGGGGGAGCGCGACCTGTACGGCGAGGTGCTCGGCACCTACCCGCTCAACGCCACGATGACCCCCGACCCGGCCCGGGCCTCGGACCTGCTGCGCGCCCGGTGGAACGGCGAGTTCCCCGACGAGGCGGTGGACGGCGTCCTGTTCGTCGACACCGTGGCCCTGTCCTACGTGCTGGAGGCCGTCGGCGGCGTCACCGTGGACGGCATCGAGCTCACCGGGGAGAACCTGGTGGACGAGTTGCTGCACAACGTCTACCTCCGGCTGACCGATCCCGCCGAGCAGGACGTGTTCTTCGGCCGGGTCGCCGCCGCGGCTTTCCAGCGGTTCACCACCGGTCTCTCCGACGGCGCCGGGGTGATCCGGGCACTGAACCGGGCCGCCGGCGAGCGCCGGGTGCTGGTGCACTCCTACGAGGAGACCGAGCAGCGCGCGCTCGACGGCACCGCCGTGGCGGGCGGCCTGGCCCAGGACAGCGACAGGACCCCCCAGGTGATGGTGACGCTCGACGACACCACTGGCGCCAAGATGTCCTACTTCCTGCGCTACGACGTGGACGTCAAGGCGACTTGGTGCACCGACGGGGTCCAGGGCTACACCGGGAAGGCGAGCCTGTCGTCGGTCGCCCCCCGCGACGCCGCGTCGCTGCCGCCGTACGTGACCGGTGGCGGGCAGTTCGGCATCGACGCCGGTGAGCAGCTGGTGACCCTCCGGCTCTACGCCCCGGTTGGCGGTGCGATCGGGGAGCTGCGCTGGAACGGCGCGCCCATGGAGCTGGACAAGGTCGACCTGGACGGCCGCGAGGTCGGCATGACCTACGTGCAGCTCGCCCCCGGCGAGAAGGTCGACCTGTCCTGGACGATGCGCGGCGCCAAGGGGCAGACCGCTGACGGCGTGCTGGCCGTCACGCCCACGATCGACAAGACCGACAACGTCAAGGCGCTCCCCAGCGCCTGCCGATAG
- a CDS encoding BKACE family enzyme, whose amino-acid sequence MSDLPADGLLITVAPTGAETSKEACPQLPTTLEELVVTAVECEAAGAGMVHVHVRDAEHRPTLDPGRLRETVVALRESTGLVVQLSTGGSVQDPLEDRLRVLEAGPDSCSLTMGTTNFGDDVFLNPWPFVCELYQQTQQREVVPEFELFDLGHVHALRRLLDQHGLPYGGRVHCDFVMGVPGGMPGTAAALVAAVALLPDEVTSWSATGIGRSTLPVALAALSMGGHLRVGMEDVLTLARGVPVEHNEQLVARAVELGRLSQRKPLSGQQARQMLATQQN is encoded by the coding sequence ATGTCCGACCTGCCCGCCGACGGCCTGCTGATCACGGTCGCCCCGACGGGGGCCGAGACGTCGAAGGAGGCCTGCCCGCAGCTGCCGACGACGCTGGAGGAGCTGGTCGTGACAGCTGTGGAGTGCGAGGCGGCGGGCGCCGGGATGGTCCACGTCCACGTGCGCGATGCGGAGCACCGGCCCACCCTTGACCCGGGCCGGCTGCGCGAGACCGTCGTGGCGCTGCGGGAGAGCACCGGCCTGGTGGTCCAGCTCTCCACGGGCGGGTCGGTGCAGGACCCGCTCGAGGACCGGCTGCGGGTGCTCGAGGCCGGGCCGGACTCGTGCAGCCTGACGATGGGCACCACGAACTTCGGCGACGACGTCTTCCTCAACCCGTGGCCGTTCGTCTGCGAGCTCTACCAGCAGACCCAGCAGCGCGAGGTGGTGCCGGAGTTCGAGCTCTTCGACCTCGGCCACGTCCACGCACTGCGCCGGCTGCTGGACCAGCACGGGCTGCCGTACGGCGGCCGGGTGCACTGCGACTTCGTGATGGGCGTCCCGGGCGGCATGCCGGGCACGGCGGCGGCGCTGGTGGCGGCGGTCGCGCTGCTCCCCGACGAGGTGACCAGCTGGTCGGCGACCGGGATCGGCCGCTCGACGCTGCCCGTGGCCCTGGCCGCGCTGTCGATGGGCGGGCACCTGCGCGTCGGCATGGAGGACGTGCTGACCCTGGCCCGCGGAGTCCCGGTCGAGCACAACGAGCAGCTCGTCGCGCGCGCTGTCGAGCTGGGCCGACTATCACAGCGGAAGCCGCTTTCGGGGCAACAGGCACGACAAATGCTGGCGACGCAGCAGAATTGA
- the dtd gene encoding D-aminoacyl-tRNA deacylase, with product MRSVIQRVLSASVRVDGETVGAIDRPGLLVYLGVTHTDGDADVAWTARKIWDLRLLREERSASDVDAPVLVVSQFTLYGDARKGRRPTWQAAAPGPVSEPAYEAVCAELERLGATVERGRFGADMQVMSVNDGPVTLVLDSPATP from the coding sequence GTGCGATCCGTGATCCAGCGAGTGCTGAGCGCCAGCGTGCGCGTCGACGGCGAGACCGTCGGCGCGATCGACCGACCCGGGCTGCTGGTCTACCTCGGCGTCACCCACACCGACGGCGACGCCGACGTGGCGTGGACCGCCCGCAAGATCTGGGACCTGCGGCTGCTGCGCGAGGAGCGGTCGGCCTCCGACGTCGACGCACCCGTCCTCGTCGTCAGCCAGTTCACGCTGTACGGCGACGCCCGCAAGGGCCGCCGCCCCACCTGGCAGGCCGCCGCTCCCGGGCCGGTCAGCGAGCCGGCGTACGAGGCGGTCTGTGCGGAGCTCGAGCGGCTGGGCGCCACGGTCGAGCGGGGCCGCTTCGGTGCCGACATGCAGGTGATGTCGGTCAACGACGGCCCGGTCACGCTGGTCCTCGACAGCCCCGCCACTCCCTAG